The genomic DNA TAAAAATTTATTAAATCAATTAAATAATTTAATTCATCCACAGGTAATAGAATATTTTAAAGAGGAAAAAGATTGCAATAATATTAAAAACATTGTAATATTTGATGTGCCTTTACTTTTTGAATCACAGATTGACAAAATGTGTGATAAAATAATTGTAGTAGCAGTATCAAAAGATGTACAAGTTAAGAGGATAATAAAAAGAGATAATAGTAGTGAAAAATTGGCATTAAAGATAATTGAGAGTCAACTTCCATTGGAATACAAAATAGAACATGCTGATTTTGTAATTTATAACGATGCAACTATTGAAGATTTAAAGACTAAAGTTAAAGAAGTTTATAATGTTTTAGAAGAAAATGTGAGGTAATAGATGAAAATAGTAGCCCCAGCGGGAAATATGGAAAGATTCCATGCTGCAATAAAAGCAGGAGCAACAGAAATTTATATGGGACTTAAGGGATTTGGAGCTAGAAGAAATGCTCAGAATTTTACTTTAGAAGAATATAAAGAAGCACTTGATTATGCACACAAAAGAGGAGTTAGAGTATTTTTAACTTTAAATACAATAATGTCTGAAAAAGAGATGGAATTTTTATATCCTAATCTTAAAGCTTTATATGAACATGGTTTAGATGCAGTTATAGTTCAAGATTTAGGATATTTTAGATTTATGAAAGAGAATTTTCCTGATATGGAGTATCACGGAAGTACTCAAATGACAATAGGTAATCATTATGAAGCTGAATATTTAAGAAAAATAGGCTTTTCTAGAGTTGTACTACCTAGAGAAATGACATTTGAAGAAATAAAAAAAATAAGAGAAAATACTAAGATAGAATTAGAAATTTTTGTATCTGGAGCACTTTGCATATGCTATTCTGGAAATTGCTATATGAGTAGTTTTATTGGAAGTAGAAGTGGAAATAGAGGAATGTGTGCTCAACCTTGTAGAAAAATGTATGAAAATGAAAATGGAGAAAAGGGTTATCTATTAAGCCCTAAAGATCAACTTTATGGATATGAAGAGATACAAAAGTTAAAAGCTATTGGGATAGAAAGCATAAAAGTAGAAGGGCGTATGAAAGATCCTAATTATGTTTTCGAAACGGTATCTTATTATAAAAATTTGATTGATGAAAAAAATATAGAAGAAC from Fusobacterium hominis includes the following:
- the coaE gene encoding dephospho-CoA kinase (Dephospho-CoA kinase (CoaE) performs the final step in coenzyme A biosynthesis.); the protein is MIVGLTGGIASGKSTVSSIFKDFGIKIVDADRVAKEISNKKINIEKIIDIFGKSILDEHNEIDRKKLRERAFEDKNLLNQLNNLIHPQVIEYFKEEKDCNNIKNIVIFDVPLLFESQIDKMCDKIIVVAVSKDVQVKRIIKRDNSSEKLALKIIESQLPLEYKIEHADFVIYNDATIEDLKTKVKEVYNVLEENVR